Genomic segment of Leptospira perdikensis:
TAGTCAAGTTTCTTTACGGATACCAAATCGGATCAACAGATAAAGTGACTCTTGATCCATACCTATTCCGCTTTTTTTCTTTGCAGGAGAACCAATACAAAACAATCGCAATCAAGTTTCCCGATCTTCCAGTGCTTCCTGAGATCAAAAGAAATTCCCAGGATTCAACGATGAACAGAAAGTCACAGACTCTTCCGTCTATTTCTCTTTTAGTTTTACTTGCCGTTTTGGGAGTTCTTTCCTATGTAGGATATAAACGGTATACATTTCGCAAACAAACTCTGAAATTAATAAAAATGATGCAAAGCTTTGGGAAAAAAAGAAATTTTTTCCTAGCTGACTATTTAGAGAAAAAAGAAATTTCAAAAGAAGACATTCAGTTTATTGTAACCCTTTTAGGAAACTTTGATTTAGAAACACTGGAAAAATCATTCCAAAATCTATCCAAACAAGAAAAATCCAGAGCCGTTATCATAGCAAAACAATTAGAAACCAAGGAGTAATCTATGTCAGTCGAGGAATCAGGAAAAGTCAGTGTAGAAACGGAAAACATTTTTCCAATTATCAAAAAATGGTTATACTCAGAGAAAGATATTTTCTTACGAGAATTAGTATCCAATGCTAGTGATGCGATTACTAAATTAAAAAAGATTTCTTTATCAGAAGAGTTTGAAGGTGGGAATGAATACAAAATTGATTTAAACTTTGATGTAGAGAATAGAATCCTATCCATCGAAGATAATGGCGTGGGTATGACCACAGAAGAAGTCAAAAAGTATATCAATCAGATTGCATTTTCTGGCGCTACAGATTTCGCAAAACAATACCAAAATGCCGAAAACAAAGAAGAAATCATAGGACACTTTGGACTAGGTTTCTATTCTTCTTTTATGGTTTCCAAGAAGGTAACCATCGAAACAAAATCTTACAAAAAAGACCAAGCGGCTGTTTTGTGGTCAAGCGAATCGGGAACTGACTTCACAATTTCACAAATAGAAAAAGAATCAAGAGGTACCAAAATCTCCCTCTATCTTGACAGCGAGTCAGGAGAGTATCTAGACAAATGGAAACTCAAAGAACTCATCAAAAAATATTGTGATTTTTTACCTGTAGGAATTTACGTTCAAGGCGAAAAAGCAAACCGTGAAAAACCTTTATGGTCAGACGAACCATCTAAAATCAACCAAGAAGATTATAAGGACTTTTATTCTTATTTATTTCCTTTCTCTGGTGAATCCATCTTCCACATTCATTTAAATGTAGATTATCCATTTCGTTTGCAAGGAATTTTATATTTTCCAAAACTCACCCATGAACTAGAAGCATCAAAAAACGGAATTAAACTTTTTTGTAACCATGTTTTTGTCAGCGATAACGCAAGCGAACTCATCCCACAATTCCTTACCATTTTGAAAGGAACTATCGATATACCAGATCTGCCACTTAACGTTTCCAGGTCTTATTTACAAAACGATCCGCTTGTGAAAAAGATTTCAAATCATATCATCAAAAAAGTTGCCGATCGCCTTATTGATGACTTCAAAAAGAACCGAACAAAATATGAAGAAAATTGGAACGATATATCTTTGTTTGTGAAATACGGGGTCCTCACTGATGAAAAATTCTATGATGCAATGAAAGATCATTTAATTTTCAAAAACTCCGAAGGTGGGTATTCAACCACTTCAGAATATTGGGAAAAAAACAAAGAAAAGAACCAGAACAAAATTTTTTATGCAAATGAAACAGAGATGGGCTCTGTTTACATGGACCTACTAAAATCCCAAGGTTTAGAAGCACTTCTCGTTGATTCCAAAATTGATTCTCATCTCATCCAACACTTAGAAATGAAAAATCCAGACTGGAAATTCCAAAGGGTGGATTCGGAAATTGCAGACCAAGTTGTAGACAAAGAAGCTCCTAAAGACTTAGTAAACGAAGACAACAAAACAGAATCAGATAGGATCCAAACTTTATTCCAATCATCGTTACCTGCTGAAGGTGTGGAGGTAAAGGTCGAAGCCTTAAAATCTTTAGATGTACCAGGGGTCATCCTTTTGCCAGAGTTTATGAGGCGAATGTCGGAAATGAACTCAATGTTAAACCGAGAAGACACAAAAAACATTCTGCGATCACATACCCTTATGGTTAATTCCAAATCCCCATTAGTCAAATCCGCATTACAAGCGTTTGAAGGAGTGAATCCGGAGAAAGGAAAAAAATTAGCAAGGATTATCTATGACCTTTCTTTGTTATCAGCAAAAGTCATGGACGAAAAAGAAGTTTCAGAGTATACCAAAAGGACAACGGAATTCCTCCAAGAGATTTTTTCCTAAGTTAGGCAAAACCGCATAGAATGATTTGGCAACGATTCCTCTTTTTGGAATTGTTGCCATGTGATCCAGATTTGTATAACAAGTCGCCTTAGCTCTTTACCGGTAGTAGTTGCCTATAAAAAGGGATACTTTGAAGAATTCGGCGTCAAAGTCACTCTCCATGTCAATACACACCACAAGGCAATTATGCCACTACTGGACGCTGGTCGAGTCGAGGCAGGAGAAGTCCCTACCATTGCCTACTTACAAGATAGCTTTTTAAAAAAATCGAAACTAAAACGTATCTACAAAGGGATATATCTCTATCATTCCCCACTATCATTTTATTCCAGATTCCAATTCAAACCAGAAGACCTCACTCGAAACAAAGCCTACATATTACCGGTTCCTCACCAATACTCTGTGGAGAGACTCTTTGCAGAAAAATTTTTGGAAGAATACGCACCTAAAAATCCAGTCAAAGTTCGTTACATTGACACACCAGGTTTTTTAGAGGAAAAAGAATTTTTAAAACCTTCTTGCCTTGGTCTTGTATCCGATCCGTTTTCAAGTCCCTTTCTTCGAAACTTCCAAGACTTTGCCAACACTTTAGATTTGCCAATATTGGAAACTAAATCCTTTTTCCCATCCACCTTGCTAGCGTTTAGCGGTGATGCAGTTTTAAAAACTGGTAGGGAAATTTCAGGTGTACTTCTTGCTGTCAAAAAAGCAATTGACCTGTTACAGAATACGGACCAATTAACCACAGGAAATCTATGGGAAGATCTCCAACTCTCTCATTTTTATCCACATCTAAGAGTGGGAGAAACAAAAAACCTACTCAATGCACACCCACTCTTACAAAAAGGAGTTTTTTCTTACAAGGGGGACGAAACAACACTTCACCCACTTTTAAAAGATGTATACTTCCGACTTATCAGGAGAGTAATACAACCAGAAGCCGTAAAAACTGCTTTTGATTTTGAAGAAATCTTATCAGCCCTAGAACCAAAAAAAGTATTTGATGTACGCAAACTCAGTAGTTTTCAAGAACCAACAGAAACAAAACTCCACGCCCCTTCTCAAATCAACTATAGAAAACTTAATGCGGTAAGACATCTCATCGTTGATGTCAATTCAGTAGTTCTAGATATCCTTCAAGGAAACTACAACTCGAGGTTAAACTCAGATGAAACACTACAATTGGACAATAGGGTCAAAGTTCTCGTAAACTCGATGTTAGACTCTTTTAACGCCAAGTTGGAGTTACAAAGAGAAGAAATTACCGAACTCGAAAATTTGATTTCCATTTTAGAAATCAAATTGGATCGTTCTGCCGTAGACTTACAATATTCAGAAGAAAAATATAGATACCTATTCGAATTTTCCAGAGAGGCAATTGCACTTGTGGATGCAGATACAGGCAGTATTTTAGAAGCTAACCACCAGTTTCGATCCCTTACTGGATATACTCGTGGCGATATTACTAAGATGAATATCGAAGACATCATCCTAGGAAATCAAGTATCAAACCAACTTAGATTTGGCTCCGATTTATCTTCCGACACCATGATGTCTCTGCCCGATGCCGAAATTCTTGCGAAAGATGGAAACAAACTGGAGGTAGATATTAGTTTTACCTCCATTTTACTTTCACCCAAAAAACGTTACCAAGTACAATTCCGCCCCAACTCAGAAAGAAAAGAACAAGAACGATTACAACATGAATTTATATCCAACGTAAGTCACGAACTCAGAAGCCCTATGACAAATATCAGAGGGTATTTGGAATTTTTTAAATCAGACACTTCTTTACCGTTTAACACCGAACACAAAAACATGTTAGAGGTTATCGATAAAAACGCAAAAAGATTGAGTTTTCTAATCGAAAACCTATTAAAATTAACTACGTCCCGCGAGAAGGATAAAGAAGCTGAAGTAGTCGAGATTTTTGATCCGGTTGCAGTAATCGAAGATGTCATTCACATGAACTCTCACCTAGCAAAAGGGAAAGCGATCGAATGGGATCTATCACTCAAAAAAGGTTTTTTTCTTCGGGGAATCAAATTTGAATTTTCACAAATCATTACCAATCTCTATGTGAATGCTCTCAAATATACATTCAAAGGAAAAATTGGTATCTCCATTCGTGAAACCAATGGCAAAATCGAAATCACTGTCGAAGACACAGGAATAGGAATTGATCCCAATTATAAAAATCAAATCTTTGATCGATTCTTTAGAATTCCATCCTCTGATAATAAAAAAATTGGTGGGACAGGACTTGGATTATCCATTGTTAAATCTCTCGTGGACAAAATGTCCGGAGAGATCTCTGTAGAAAGTAACATGGGAGAAGGAAGCAAATTCACCATTTACTTCCCTAAAGTAAATATTAACGTTTAGAAGTTTTTTTCTTTTTTGGAATTTGTTTTTTCTTTGGAGCAGGTTTCGTTTTATTTTTAAAAGATGAGTCGTTTGGCTTCAATAAAACAAGAGAAGGAATATTTTTTTCCTCTAACTGCATTTTTGATAAAAGTAGAGACAATTCCAACATCTCACGAGTCCCAAGTAAATGCATCATGTCCAACGCTTGATTCATTCCTAACTTCTTAAAAATGGTGAGCGCTTGAGAAACCCCAAAAAACTTGATCAGAATAGGAAGTTCTTCTAAACCACGTTGTTTGATCCACTTTTTGCAATCCACAACAGAAAGTTCGCTAACAAGTTGAATGACTGGACCTACATGAATCTCATTCACAAGCCAAAGAAAATCTTTCATAGGAATTTCTTTGAGTAACGCAATTGACTTTTGAATTCCTAAAGTTTTTAGAATTTCTACACTGGTCTCTTTGCCCAGAGTCTTTGCAAGTAACCCCACATCATGAGGAGGAATACTTCGAGACACAAGAGCCAAATCTGCCATGGGCAGAGAATGAATAAAATATACTAAATCATCATCCTCATTCTCCCGAATCATCTCCACGAGAATTTTTTCTGGGATCTGTTTTACGAGTTCAACCACAGTATCTTCACTTAACTTCTGAGTGAGAACAATGAGCCTTTCTTTGGGAACCTTCCCTGTGAGCGAAAGTAACTTTTCATAACCCAGATTCTTCAAAATCTGGAAGGATTTTTTGGGGCCAAGTTTTTCTAAATACTGGTAAACACTTTGGATTGTAACGAGAACTTCTTTCATTTGCCCCAACTTTGGATACAAACTGTCAGAATCTTCGTAAAATTCCAGAGAAATTCCTTTTCGAATCTGTTAATTTTTGCAAAATGGAAGAGTGAAGCTACGCCAACTTTGGTTTCTAATTTTACTTTTTATTTGCGGAGTAGGGGGACTGATCTACTGCAAAACAGCTCCTTATGATCATTCACTTTCGGCACTGATTGGGATTTGGGAAGGATTTTACGAAATCAACCCAGACCTGGTAGACTCGAATTTTGTAATTTACAAATCGGGTGGTTACGATGGACAATTCTTCTATTTTCTCGCAAAAGACTTGTTCGCCTATGGTGATTGGGATCTAATTGTAGACTCCTACCACTTCCGTTTTCATAGAATTGGACTTTCGTTATTTACCGGCGTTTTCTCTGCTGTGATTGGATTTTCTCATTATCCGTTGATTACAATCCTCTTTCTTTTTACAGTTTTTTTTCTTTCCACCTTCTGTTTGTATTCACTCCTCCCAGAAACAAAAAAATGGTTTGTTGTCTTTTATCTATTCTCTCCCTTTTCTTTAAACGCAAACCTGCTTCTAGTTGCTGACTCCCTTTTTGTCAGTTTTGGAATCATTGCTTTCTACTTCTTTAGAAACAAAAAAACTATCCCCGCCGTTTTCTTTTTTCTTTTGATGGTAATCACTCGTGAATTGGGAGTATTATTTCTGATTCCGATTGTTTTTAAGGCCTTACTCGAAAAAAAATGGAAAGATGTTTTTCTTTATTCCATACCCGGGTTCGCATTTCTCTATTTGGTGGGATATGGATTAGTCCATCCTCCCAACCATTTAGGAACCAATCCTCTTGGATTTCGCGATATGACAGACCTGCCTTTATTTGGATTTTTTAAAAGTTTCAGGGAAGGGGGATCCTTCCAATTCAAACTCAAAGAAATTCCAAAAATTCTTTTTTTTATCTCTTTTATATCCTTGTCCGTTTTCAGCATCCAATCCCTAAAAGAATCCTTTTCAAAAAATATAGACCTACTCATTCCGATTTTTGGAAGCCTATTCGTAATCCTCATTGCTGAACAAGGATACTGGCGGTCTTTTGATAACCTAAGCCGGATGTTTACATTGATTTTACCTTTTTCCATGTTACTAGATGGGGCACTTAAAAAACCTTTTTTACGCCTATTCCTCGGCATCTCCATAACCCTGTTTTTCTTTTTAATCATCCGCATTCTGTGGATCACACCCACAAAGGAGTTTTTCTTTAGCCTATGATATCTCTTGCTTATTCACCATGCCCAAATGATACTTTCCTCTTTTACCATTTGATCCGTAATACGGATTACCCAGTGAAAGAAGAACTATATGATGTAGAGAATTTAAACGAATTTGCTTTCCAGGGAAAATTTCCAGTCACAAAACTTTCGTTTGCTGCCTATTTCCAAATCATTGATAAATACATTTTACTGGAAACTGGTTCCGCTTTAGGGAGAGGTTGTGGCCCTATCTTAATTAGAAAAAAAAATACAAAAACAGATCTCTCCAATTATAAAAA
This window contains:
- the htpG gene encoding molecular chaperone HtpG, translated to MSVEESGKVSVETENIFPIIKKWLYSEKDIFLRELVSNASDAITKLKKISLSEEFEGGNEYKIDLNFDVENRILSIEDNGVGMTTEEVKKYINQIAFSGATDFAKQYQNAENKEEIIGHFGLGFYSSFMVSKKVTIETKSYKKDQAAVLWSSESGTDFTISQIEKESRGTKISLYLDSESGEYLDKWKLKELIKKYCDFLPVGIYVQGEKANREKPLWSDEPSKINQEDYKDFYSYLFPFSGESIFHIHLNVDYPFRLQGILYFPKLTHELEASKNGIKLFCNHVFVSDNASELIPQFLTILKGTIDIPDLPLNVSRSYLQNDPLVKKISNHIIKKVADRLIDDFKKNRTKYEENWNDISLFVKYGVLTDEKFYDAMKDHLIFKNSEGGYSTTSEYWEKNKEKNQNKIFYANETEMGSVYMDLLKSQGLEALLVDSKIDSHLIQHLEMKNPDWKFQRVDSEIADQVVDKEAPKDLVNEDNKTESDRIQTLFQSSLPAEGVEVKVEALKSLDVPGVILLPEFMRRMSEMNSMLNREDTKNILRSHTLMVNSKSPLVKSALQAFEGVNPEKGKKLARIIYDLSLLSAKVMDEKEVSEYTKRTTEFLQEIFS
- a CDS encoding PAS domain-containing sensor histidine kinase, yielding MIQICITSRLSSLPVVVAYKKGYFEEFGVKVTLHVNTHHKAIMPLLDAGRVEAGEVPTIAYLQDSFLKKSKLKRIYKGIYLYHSPLSFYSRFQFKPEDLTRNKAYILPVPHQYSVERLFAEKFLEEYAPKNPVKVRYIDTPGFLEEKEFLKPSCLGLVSDPFSSPFLRNFQDFANTLDLPILETKSFFPSTLLAFSGDAVLKTGREISGVLLAVKKAIDLLQNTDQLTTGNLWEDLQLSHFYPHLRVGETKNLLNAHPLLQKGVFSYKGDETTLHPLLKDVYFRLIRRVIQPEAVKTAFDFEEILSALEPKKVFDVRKLSSFQEPTETKLHAPSQINYRKLNAVRHLIVDVNSVVLDILQGNYNSRLNSDETLQLDNRVKVLVNSMLDSFNAKLELQREEITELENLISILEIKLDRSAVDLQYSEEKYRYLFEFSREAIALVDADTGSILEANHQFRSLTGYTRGDITKMNIEDIILGNQVSNQLRFGSDLSSDTMMSLPDAEILAKDGNKLEVDISFTSILLSPKKRYQVQFRPNSERKEQERLQHEFISNVSHELRSPMTNIRGYLEFFKSDTSLPFNTEHKNMLEVIDKNAKRLSFLIENLLKLTTSREKDKEAEVVEIFDPVAVIEDVIHMNSHLAKGKAIEWDLSLKKGFFLRGIKFEFSQIITNLYVNALKYTFKGKIGISIRETNGKIEITVEDTGIGIDPNYKNQIFDRFFRIPSSDNKKIGGTGLGLSIVKSLVDKMSGEISVESNMGEGSKFTIYFPKVNINV
- a CDS encoding AZOBR_p60025 family cell surface glycopolymer formation protein, with amino-acid sequence MQNGRVKLRQLWFLILLFICGVGGLIYCKTAPYDHSLSALIGIWEGFYEINPDLVDSNFVIYKSGGYDGQFFYFLAKDLFAYGDWDLIVDSYHFRFHRIGLSLFTGVFSAVIGFSHYPLITILFLFTVFFLSTFCLYSLLPETKKWFVVFYLFSPFSLNANLLLVADSLFVSFGIIAFYFFRNKKTIPAVFFFLLMVITRELGVLFLIPIVFKALLEKKWKDVFLYSIPGFAFLYLVGYGLVHPPNHLGTNPLGFRDMTDLPLFGFFKSFREGGSFQFKLKEIPKILFFISFISLSVFSIQSLKESFSKNIDLLIPIFGSLFVILIAEQGYWRSFDNLSRMFTLILPFSMLLDGALKKPFLRLFLGISITLFFFLIIRILWITPTKEFFFSL